A single Lemur catta isolate mLemCat1 chromosome 20, mLemCat1.pri, whole genome shotgun sequence DNA region contains:
- the ACD gene encoding LOW QUALITY PROTEIN: adrenocortical dysplasia protein homolog (The sequence of the model RefSeq protein was modified relative to this genomic sequence to represent the inferred CDS: deleted 1 base in 1 codon) produces the protein MAARERLVLRPWIRELILGSEAPSSTQAGQLLEVLQEAKAEAPGSSSAPDASDVGAMLLVSDGTHSIRCLVTREALDTSDWEEKEFGFSVTKGRLLLLRDYGVRVQVAEGRASAEFYLQVDRFIVLPMEQPQVRVTDCNQDSAVQRKLCACLEEYLSESTTPSAGLSLSQLLDEVQEDQEHEGALVRLAESCLQLAGPRTAPPPLTGWAALRCEATEETEYTVPSVLLHICENDQLILSSLDPGPRTHGPELPPPEPALPDLSLTLISPSFSSSSSGTPPLSGHVSAEESGASISLLPALSLDAPNPAQRGSFQPLPAICSAPGSLPPSSPNPRCTCSPPLQSCTHSLLPLGHVSSPHKVCVTMAQKPGLELKELGSPTNNRKLSPRTRTSKGVQEPCPVWDPPKMHHDGSAFQYAYEPPCTSLCAQVQAARLPSQLVAWALHFVMESQPVSDLTQV, from the exons ATGGCAGCCAGAGAGAGGCTGGTTCTGCGGCCCTGGATTCGAGAGCTCATTCTGGGGTCAGAGGCACCCTCAAGTACACAGGCCGGGCAGCTACTCGAG GTCCTGCAGGAGGCCAAGGCCGAGGCCCCAGGCTCGTCCAGCGCTCCTGACGCGTCCGACGTCGGGGCCATGTTGCTTGTTTCCGACGGAACCCACAGTATCCGATGCCTGGTGACGCGGGAGGCCTTGGACACCTCAGACTG ggaggagaaggagtTCGGCTTCTCGGTGACGAAGGgccggctgctgctgctgcgggaCTACGGGGTGCGCGTCCAGGTCGCTGAAGGCCGGGCG TCCGCAGAGTTCTATCTCCAGGTGGACCGTTTCATTGTGCTGCCAATGGAGCAGCCCCAGGTGCGGGTGACTGATTG caACCAGGACTCGGCTGTTCAGAGAAAGCTCTGTGCCTGCCTTGA GGAGTACCTTTCAGAGTCTACCACCCCCAGTGCAG GCCTATCACTGTCCCAGCTTCTGGATGAGGTGCAGGAAGATCAGGAGCATGAGGGGGCGCTAGTGCGCCTGGCTGAGAGCTGCCTGCAGCTGGCAGGTCCTCGCACAGCACCCCCTCCTCTCACCGGCTGGGCTGCCTTACGCTGTGAGGCCACG GAGGAAACCGAGTACACTGTCCCCAGCGTTTTGCTGCACATCTGTGAGAATGACCAGCTAATTCTTAGCTCTCTGGACCCTGGTCCGAGGACACATG GCCCTGAGCTGCCCCCACCAGAGCCAGCTCTGCCGGACCTATCTCTGACCCTgatctctccttctttctcatcTAGTTCCTCAG GAACCCCTCCATTATCTGGCCACGTATCAGCAGAAGAAAGTGGTGCCAGCATCAGTCTTCTGCCTGCCCTGTCCTTGGATGCCCCCAACCCTGCCCAGAGGGGCAGCTTCCAGCCCCTACCAGCCATCTGCTCAGCCCCAggctccctgccccccagctccCCTAACCCCAGGTGTACATGTAGC CCCCCACTCCAGAGCTGCACTCACAGTCTCTTGCCCCTTGGCCATGTCTCCAGTCCACATAAGGTCTGTGTGACTATGGCCCAGAAACCTGGCCTGGAATTAAAGGAGCTGGGGTCGCCCACCAACAACAGGAAGCTTTCTCCAAGGACCAGAACTAGCAAGGGTGTCCAGGAGCCCTGCCCTGTCTGG GACCCCCCAAAGATGCATCATGATGGTTCTGCCTTCCAGTATGCGTATGAGCCACCGTGCACCTCCCTCTGTGCCCAAGTCCAAGCTGCCAG GCTTCCTTCCCAGCTCGTGGCCTGGGCCTTGCACTTTGTGATGGAGTCACAGCCGGTTTCTGACCTGACCCAGGTGTGA
- the PARD6A gene encoding partitioning defective 6 homolog alpha isoform X1, translated as MARPQRTPARSPETIVEVKSKFDAEFRRFALPRASVSGFQEFSRLLRAVHQISGLDVLLGYTDAHGDLLPLTNDDSLHRALASGPPPLRLLVQKRAEADSSGLAFASNSLQRRKKGLLLRPVAPLRTRPPLLISLPQDFRQVSSVIDVDLLPETHRRVRLHKHGSDRPLGFYIRDGMSVRVAPQGLERVPGIFISRLVRGGLAESTGLLAVSDEILEVNGIEVAGKTLDQVTDMMVANSHNLIVTVKPANQRNNVVRGASERRTRRPSAGPGPAEPDSDEDSSDLVIENRHPPCSNGLSQGPPHWDLHPGCLPPGARSSLPSLDDQEQAHSGWGSGMRGDGGGFSL; from the exons ATGGCCAGGCCGCAGAGGACCCCAGCGCGCAGTCCCGAGACCATCGTCGAGGTGAAGAGCAAA TTTGACGCTGAGTTCCGACGCTTCGCGTTGCCCCGCGCTTCAGTGAGCGGCTTCCAGGAGTTCTCGCGGTTGCTGCGTGCCGTGCACCAGATCTCAGGCCTGGACGTGCTACTTGGGTATACGGATGCTCACGGTGACCTGCTGCCCCTCACCAACGACGACAGCCTGCACCGGGCCCTGGCCAGCGGGCCCCCGCCACTGCGCCTACTGGTGCAGAAGCGGG CAGAAGCTGACTCCAGCGGCCTGGCTTTTGCCTCCAACTCTCTGCAGCGGCGCAAGAAGGGGCTCCTGCTGCGGCCAGTAGCACCGCTGCGCACCCGGCCACCCCTACTAATCAGCCTGCCCCAAGATTTCCGCCAGGTTTCCTCAGTCATAGATGTGGACCTACTGCCTGAGACCCATCGACGGGTGCGGCTGCACAAGCATGGTTCAGACCGCCCCTTGGGCTTCTACATCAGAGATGGCATGAGTGTGCGTGTGGCTCCCCAGGGCCTGGAGCGGGTTCCAGGCATCTTCATATCCCGCCTGGTACGTGGGGGCCTGGCTGAGAGTACAGGGCTGCTGGCAGTCAGTGATGAGATCCTTGAGGTCAATGGCATTGAGGTGGCTGGGAAGACCCTGGACCAAGTGACGGACATGATGGTGGCCAACAGCCATAACCTCATTGTCACTGTCAAGCCTGCCAACCAGCGCAATAACGTGGTGCGTGGGGCATCTGAGCGTCGCACAAGGCGTCCctctgcagggcctgggcctgcTGAGCCTGACAGCGATGAAGACAGCAGTGATCTGGTCATTGAGAACCGCCATCCTCCCTGTTCCAATGGGCTGTCTCAGGGACCCCCACACTGGGACCTGCACCCTGGCTGCCTACCTCCTGGTGCCCGCagctctcttccctccctggatGACCAGGAGCAGGCCCATTCTGGCTGGGGGAGTGGCATGCGAGGAGATGGTGGTGGTTTCAGCCTCTGA
- the PARD6A gene encoding partitioning defective 6 homolog alpha isoform X3: protein MARPQRTPARSPETIVEFDAEFRRFALPRASVSGFQEFSRLLRAVHQISGLDVLLGYTDAHGDLLPLTNDDSLHRALASGPPPLRLLVQKRAEADSSGLAFASNSLQRRKKGLLLRPVAPLRTRPPLLISLPQDFRQVSSVIDVDLLPETHRRVRLHKHGSDRPLGFYIRDGMSVRVAPQGLERVPGIFISRLVRGGLAESTGLLAVSDEILEVNGIEVAGKTLDQVTDMMVANSHNLIVTVKPANQRNNVVRGASERRTRRPSAGPGPAEPDSDEDSSDLVIENRHPPCSNGLSQGPPHWDLHPGCLPPGARSSLPSLDDQEQAHSGWGSGMRGDGGGFSL, encoded by the exons ATGGCCAGGCCGCAGAGGACCCCAGCGCGCAGTCCCGAGACCATCGTCGAG TTTGACGCTGAGTTCCGACGCTTCGCGTTGCCCCGCGCTTCAGTGAGCGGCTTCCAGGAGTTCTCGCGGTTGCTGCGTGCCGTGCACCAGATCTCAGGCCTGGACGTGCTACTTGGGTATACGGATGCTCACGGTGACCTGCTGCCCCTCACCAACGACGACAGCCTGCACCGGGCCCTGGCCAGCGGGCCCCCGCCACTGCGCCTACTGGTGCAGAAGCGGG CAGAAGCTGACTCCAGCGGCCTGGCTTTTGCCTCCAACTCTCTGCAGCGGCGCAAGAAGGGGCTCCTGCTGCGGCCAGTAGCACCGCTGCGCACCCGGCCACCCCTACTAATCAGCCTGCCCCAAGATTTCCGCCAGGTTTCCTCAGTCATAGATGTGGACCTACTGCCTGAGACCCATCGACGGGTGCGGCTGCACAAGCATGGTTCAGACCGCCCCTTGGGCTTCTACATCAGAGATGGCATGAGTGTGCGTGTGGCTCCCCAGGGCCTGGAGCGGGTTCCAGGCATCTTCATATCCCGCCTGGTACGTGGGGGCCTGGCTGAGAGTACAGGGCTGCTGGCAGTCAGTGATGAGATCCTTGAGGTCAATGGCATTGAGGTGGCTGGGAAGACCCTGGACCAAGTGACGGACATGATGGTGGCCAACAGCCATAACCTCATTGTCACTGTCAAGCCTGCCAACCAGCGCAATAACGTGGTGCGTGGGGCATCTGAGCGTCGCACAAGGCGTCCctctgcagggcctgggcctgcTGAGCCTGACAGCGATGAAGACAGCAGTGATCTGGTCATTGAGAACCGCCATCCTCCCTGTTCCAATGGGCTGTCTCAGGGACCCCCACACTGGGACCTGCACCCTGGCTGCCTACCTCCTGGTGCCCGCagctctcttccctccctggatGACCAGGAGCAGGCCCATTCTGGCTGGGGGAGTGGCATGCGAGGAGATGGTGGTGGTTTCAGCCTCTGA
- the PARD6A gene encoding partitioning defective 6 homolog alpha isoform X2, with protein MARPQRTPARSPETIVEVKSKFDAEFRRFALPRASVSGFQEFSRLLRAVHQISGLDVLLGYTDAHGDLLPLTNDDSLHRALASGPPPLRLLVQKREADSSGLAFASNSLQRRKKGLLLRPVAPLRTRPPLLISLPQDFRQVSSVIDVDLLPETHRRVRLHKHGSDRPLGFYIRDGMSVRVAPQGLERVPGIFISRLVRGGLAESTGLLAVSDEILEVNGIEVAGKTLDQVTDMMVANSHNLIVTVKPANQRNNVVRGASERRTRRPSAGPGPAEPDSDEDSSDLVIENRHPPCSNGLSQGPPHWDLHPGCLPPGARSSLPSLDDQEQAHSGWGSGMRGDGGGFSL; from the exons ATGGCCAGGCCGCAGAGGACCCCAGCGCGCAGTCCCGAGACCATCGTCGAGGTGAAGAGCAAA TTTGACGCTGAGTTCCGACGCTTCGCGTTGCCCCGCGCTTCAGTGAGCGGCTTCCAGGAGTTCTCGCGGTTGCTGCGTGCCGTGCACCAGATCTCAGGCCTGGACGTGCTACTTGGGTATACGGATGCTCACGGTGACCTGCTGCCCCTCACCAACGACGACAGCCTGCACCGGGCCCTGGCCAGCGGGCCCCCGCCACTGCGCCTACTGGTGCAGAAGCGGG AAGCTGACTCCAGCGGCCTGGCTTTTGCCTCCAACTCTCTGCAGCGGCGCAAGAAGGGGCTCCTGCTGCGGCCAGTAGCACCGCTGCGCACCCGGCCACCCCTACTAATCAGCCTGCCCCAAGATTTCCGCCAGGTTTCCTCAGTCATAGATGTGGACCTACTGCCTGAGACCCATCGACGGGTGCGGCTGCACAAGCATGGTTCAGACCGCCCCTTGGGCTTCTACATCAGAGATGGCATGAGTGTGCGTGTGGCTCCCCAGGGCCTGGAGCGGGTTCCAGGCATCTTCATATCCCGCCTGGTACGTGGGGGCCTGGCTGAGAGTACAGGGCTGCTGGCAGTCAGTGATGAGATCCTTGAGGTCAATGGCATTGAGGTGGCTGGGAAGACCCTGGACCAAGTGACGGACATGATGGTGGCCAACAGCCATAACCTCATTGTCACTGTCAAGCCTGCCAACCAGCGCAATAACGTGGTGCGTGGGGCATCTGAGCGTCGCACAAGGCGTCCctctgcagggcctgggcctgcTGAGCCTGACAGCGATGAAGACAGCAGTGATCTGGTCATTGAGAACCGCCATCCTCCCTGTTCCAATGGGCTGTCTCAGGGACCCCCACACTGGGACCTGCACCCTGGCTGCCTACCTCCTGGTGCCCGCagctctcttccctccctggatGACCAGGAGCAGGCCCATTCTGGCTGGGGGAGTGGCATGCGAGGAGATGGTGGTGGTTTCAGCCTCTGA
- the PARD6A gene encoding partitioning defective 6 homolog alpha isoform X5 encodes MLTVTCCPSPTTTACTGPWPAGPRHCAYWCRSGVRRMGYSGQPLWEADSSGLAFASNSLQRRKKGLLLRPVAPLRTRPPLLISLPQDFRQVSSVIDVDLLPETHRRVRLHKHGSDRPLGFYIRDGMSVRVAPQGLERVPGIFISRLVRGGLAESTGLLAVSDEILEVNGIEVAGKTLDQVTDMMVANSHNLIVTVKPANQRNNVVRGASERRTRRPSAGPGPAEPDSDEDSSDLVIENRHPPCSNGLSQGPPHWDLHPGCLPPGARSSLPSLDDQEQAHSGWGSGMRGDGGGFSL; translated from the exons ATGCTCACGGTGACCTGCTGCCCCTCACCAACGACGACAGCCTGCACCGGGCCCTGGCCAGCGGGCCCCCGCCACTGCGCCTACTGGTGCAGAAGCGGGGTGAGAAGGATGGGATACAGTGGGCAGCCTCTGTGGG AAGCTGACTCCAGCGGCCTGGCTTTTGCCTCCAACTCTCTGCAGCGGCGCAAGAAGGGGCTCCTGCTGCGGCCAGTAGCACCGCTGCGCACCCGGCCACCCCTACTAATCAGCCTGCCCCAAGATTTCCGCCAGGTTTCCTCAGTCATAGATGTGGACCTACTGCCTGAGACCCATCGACGGGTGCGGCTGCACAAGCATGGTTCAGACCGCCCCTTGGGCTTCTACATCAGAGATGGCATGAGTGTGCGTGTGGCTCCCCAGGGCCTGGAGCGGGTTCCAGGCATCTTCATATCCCGCCTGGTACGTGGGGGCCTGGCTGAGAGTACAGGGCTGCTGGCAGTCAGTGATGAGATCCTTGAGGTCAATGGCATTGAGGTGGCTGGGAAGACCCTGGACCAAGTGACGGACATGATGGTGGCCAACAGCCATAACCTCATTGTCACTGTCAAGCCTGCCAACCAGCGCAATAACGTGGTGCGTGGGGCATCTGAGCGTCGCACAAGGCGTCCctctgcagggcctgggcctgcTGAGCCTGACAGCGATGAAGACAGCAGTGATCTGGTCATTGAGAACCGCCATCCTCCCTGTTCCAATGGGCTGTCTCAGGGACCCCCACACTGGGACCTGCACCCTGGCTGCCTACCTCCTGGTGCCCGCagctctcttccctccctggatGACCAGGAGCAGGCCCATTCTGGCTGGGGGAGTGGCATGCGAGGAGATGGTGGTGGTTTCAGCCTCTGA
- the PARD6A gene encoding partitioning defective 6 homolog alpha isoform X4 encodes MLTVTCCPSPTTTACTGPWPAGPRHCAYWCRSGVRRMGYSGQPLWAEADSSGLAFASNSLQRRKKGLLLRPVAPLRTRPPLLISLPQDFRQVSSVIDVDLLPETHRRVRLHKHGSDRPLGFYIRDGMSVRVAPQGLERVPGIFISRLVRGGLAESTGLLAVSDEILEVNGIEVAGKTLDQVTDMMVANSHNLIVTVKPANQRNNVVRGASERRTRRPSAGPGPAEPDSDEDSSDLVIENRHPPCSNGLSQGPPHWDLHPGCLPPGARSSLPSLDDQEQAHSGWGSGMRGDGGGFSL; translated from the exons ATGCTCACGGTGACCTGCTGCCCCTCACCAACGACGACAGCCTGCACCGGGCCCTGGCCAGCGGGCCCCCGCCACTGCGCCTACTGGTGCAGAAGCGGGGTGAGAAGGATGGGATACAGTGGGCAGCCTCTGTGGG CAGAAGCTGACTCCAGCGGCCTGGCTTTTGCCTCCAACTCTCTGCAGCGGCGCAAGAAGGGGCTCCTGCTGCGGCCAGTAGCACCGCTGCGCACCCGGCCACCCCTACTAATCAGCCTGCCCCAAGATTTCCGCCAGGTTTCCTCAGTCATAGATGTGGACCTACTGCCTGAGACCCATCGACGGGTGCGGCTGCACAAGCATGGTTCAGACCGCCCCTTGGGCTTCTACATCAGAGATGGCATGAGTGTGCGTGTGGCTCCCCAGGGCCTGGAGCGGGTTCCAGGCATCTTCATATCCCGCCTGGTACGTGGGGGCCTGGCTGAGAGTACAGGGCTGCTGGCAGTCAGTGATGAGATCCTTGAGGTCAATGGCATTGAGGTGGCTGGGAAGACCCTGGACCAAGTGACGGACATGATGGTGGCCAACAGCCATAACCTCATTGTCACTGTCAAGCCTGCCAACCAGCGCAATAACGTGGTGCGTGGGGCATCTGAGCGTCGCACAAGGCGTCCctctgcagggcctgggcctgcTGAGCCTGACAGCGATGAAGACAGCAGTGATCTGGTCATTGAGAACCGCCATCCTCCCTGTTCCAATGGGCTGTCTCAGGGACCCCCACACTGGGACCTGCACCCTGGCTGCCTACCTCCTGGTGCCCGCagctctcttccctccctggatGACCAGGAGCAGGCCCATTCTGGCTGGGGGAGTGGCATGCGAGGAGATGGTGGTGGTTTCAGCCTCTGA
- the ENKD1 gene encoding enkurin domain-containing protein 1 isoform X2, producing MAARSQCIFDGCLGGRVGPEGLDPWPPALTGRLAGRESDGPAGKRGWWPCVNPQLNYNPQKPLRQGYQPLTSGRKPVLPGNNNSRRWRQSCSSEPLPERCGGGAASGKGSGLGSEEASAGCAPRAGGDREWKARSGSGSREEAWGRGRGSGVGGAPPARSRCTAIGRDMCEGPSRISGPIPPDPTLCPDYYRRPASAQGRLEGNALKLDLLTSDRDLDAIPPRGPRIGPGAREILEHGQRGVVGVLLQLGDISLGPGPSLKRKGPKDHEKENLRRIREIQRRFREQERSREQGQPRPLKALWRSPKYDKVESQVKAQLQKPGPASGTESTHFLRAHSPCGPGLPPPRVPGSQLTPPGPKAKGPGPGVDFISRNVQAARKAPRRHSRSLQVLAQVLEQQRQAQEHYNATQKGHVPRYLLERKDMWRQEAEARQRSQPDPTMPPGHTRMPENERLEMLSNLLQSQSQLLRELILLPAGADSLRAQGHRAELDRKLMQ from the exons ATGGCAGCGCGGAGTCAGTGCATCTTCGACGGCTGCTTGGGGGGCAGGGTGGGTCCCGAGGGGCTGGACCCGTGGCCTCCCGCGCTGACCGGGAGACTGGCTGGGAGGGAAAGTGATGGTCCAGCCGGGAAGAGAGGCTGGTGGCCGTGCGTCAACCCTCAGCTGAACTACAACCCCCAGAAGCCTTTGCGCCAGGGTTATCAACCCCTGACCTCCGGACGGAAGCCAGTGTTGCCTGGCAACAACAACTCCCGTCGTTGGCGCCAAAGCTGTTCAAGTGAGCCCCTGCCCGAGCGTTGCGGGGGAGGGGCCGCGAGCGGGAAGGGAAGCGGGCTGGGGTCGGAGGAGGCGAGTGCAGGCTGTGCCCCGAGGGCAGGAGGGGACCGGGAATGGAAGGCACGGTCTGGGTCCGGGTCCAGGGAGGAGgcgtggggcagggggaggggttcCGGGGTAGGAGGTGCGCCGCCTGCCAGGTCTCGGTGCACCGCTATAGGGCGCGACATGTGCGAGGGCCCGTCCCGCATCTCGGGGCCCATCCCCCCAGACCCTACGCTCTGCCCTGACTACTACCGGCGGCCGGCCTCAG CCCAAGGGCGCCTTGAGGGAAACGCGCTCAAGCTGGACCTGCTGACCTCAGACCGGGACCTGGACGCCATCCCACCCCGTGGCCCGCGCATTGGTCCCGGAGCCCGAGAGATCCTGGAGCACGGCCAGCGTGGCGTTGTGGGCGTGCTGTTGCAACTCGGGGACATCTCCCTAGGTCCGGGGCCTTCTCTCAAGA GGAAAGGCCCTAAGGACCATGAGAAGGAGAACCTGAGGCGGATCAGGGAGATCCAGAGGCGCTTCAGAGAGCAGGAGCGAAGTCGCGAGCAGGGGCAGCCTAGGCCCCTGAAGGCTTTGTGGCGCTCACCTAAATACGACAAGGTGGAGTCCCAGGTCAAGGCCCAGCTCCAG AaacctggccctgcctctgggaCAGAGTCTACCCACTTTCTGCGGGCCCACTCCCCTTGTGGACCTGGGCTGCCACCGCCCCGTGTCCCTGGTTCCCAGCTAACCCCACCAGGTCCTAAAGCTAAG GGGCCAGGCCCGGGTGTGGACTTCATTAGTCGCAATGTCCAAGCTGCCAGAAAGGCCCCCCGGCGGCATTCCCGCTCGCTGCAGGTCCTTGCACAGGTGCTAGAGCAGCAACGGCAAGCCCAGGAGCACTACAATGCCACACAGAAGGGCCACGTGCCCCGCTA CTTGTTGGAGCGCAAGGATATGTGGcgacaggaggctgaggcccgcCAGCGTAGCCAGCCAGACCCTACCATGCCCCCTGGCCACACTCGCATGCCTGAGAACGAGCGACTGGAGATGCTGAGCAATCTGCTCCAGA GCCAGAGCCAGCTGCTGCGTGAGCTGATACTGCTGCCTGCTGGGGCAGACTCGCTGAGAGCCCAGGGCCACCGTGCTGAGCTGGACAGGAAGCTGATGCAG TAG
- the ENKD1 gene encoding enkurin domain-containing protein 1 isoform X1, whose protein sequence is MAARSQCIFDGCLGGRVGPEGLDPWPPALTGRLAGRESDGPAGKRGWWPCVNPQLNYNPQKPLRQGYQPLTSGRKPVLPGNNNSRRWRQSCSSEPLPERCGGGAASGKGSGLGSEEASAGCAPRAGGDREWKARSGSGSREEAWGRGRGSGVGGAPPARSRCTAIGRDMCEGPSRISGPIPPDPTLCPDYYRRPASAQGRLEGNALKLDLLTSDRDLDAIPPRGPRIGPGAREILEHGQRGVVGVLLQLGDISLGPGPSLKRKGPKDHEKENLRRIREIQRRFREQERSREQGQPRPLKALWRSPKYDKVESQVKAQLQKPGPASGTESTHFLRAHSPCGPGLPPPRVPGSQLTPPGPKAKGPGPGVDFISRNVQAARKAPRRHSRSLQVLAQVLEQQRQAQEHYNATQKGHVPRYLLERKDMWRQEAEARQRSQPDPTMPPGHTRMPENERLEMLSNLLQSQSQLLRELILLPAGADSLRAQGHRAELDRKLMQVEEAIKIFSRPKVFVKMDA, encoded by the exons ATGGCAGCGCGGAGTCAGTGCATCTTCGACGGCTGCTTGGGGGGCAGGGTGGGTCCCGAGGGGCTGGACCCGTGGCCTCCCGCGCTGACCGGGAGACTGGCTGGGAGGGAAAGTGATGGTCCAGCCGGGAAGAGAGGCTGGTGGCCGTGCGTCAACCCTCAGCTGAACTACAACCCCCAGAAGCCTTTGCGCCAGGGTTATCAACCCCTGACCTCCGGACGGAAGCCAGTGTTGCCTGGCAACAACAACTCCCGTCGTTGGCGCCAAAGCTGTTCAAGTGAGCCCCTGCCCGAGCGTTGCGGGGGAGGGGCCGCGAGCGGGAAGGGAAGCGGGCTGGGGTCGGAGGAGGCGAGTGCAGGCTGTGCCCCGAGGGCAGGAGGGGACCGGGAATGGAAGGCACGGTCTGGGTCCGGGTCCAGGGAGGAGgcgtggggcagggggaggggttcCGGGGTAGGAGGTGCGCCGCCTGCCAGGTCTCGGTGCACCGCTATAGGGCGCGACATGTGCGAGGGCCCGTCCCGCATCTCGGGGCCCATCCCCCCAGACCCTACGCTCTGCCCTGACTACTACCGGCGGCCGGCCTCAG CCCAAGGGCGCCTTGAGGGAAACGCGCTCAAGCTGGACCTGCTGACCTCAGACCGGGACCTGGACGCCATCCCACCCCGTGGCCCGCGCATTGGTCCCGGAGCCCGAGAGATCCTGGAGCACGGCCAGCGTGGCGTTGTGGGCGTGCTGTTGCAACTCGGGGACATCTCCCTAGGTCCGGGGCCTTCTCTCAAGA GGAAAGGCCCTAAGGACCATGAGAAGGAGAACCTGAGGCGGATCAGGGAGATCCAGAGGCGCTTCAGAGAGCAGGAGCGAAGTCGCGAGCAGGGGCAGCCTAGGCCCCTGAAGGCTTTGTGGCGCTCACCTAAATACGACAAGGTGGAGTCCCAGGTCAAGGCCCAGCTCCAG AaacctggccctgcctctgggaCAGAGTCTACCCACTTTCTGCGGGCCCACTCCCCTTGTGGACCTGGGCTGCCACCGCCCCGTGTCCCTGGTTCCCAGCTAACCCCACCAGGTCCTAAAGCTAAG GGGCCAGGCCCGGGTGTGGACTTCATTAGTCGCAATGTCCAAGCTGCCAGAAAGGCCCCCCGGCGGCATTCCCGCTCGCTGCAGGTCCTTGCACAGGTGCTAGAGCAGCAACGGCAAGCCCAGGAGCACTACAATGCCACACAGAAGGGCCACGTGCCCCGCTA CTTGTTGGAGCGCAAGGATATGTGGcgacaggaggctgaggcccgcCAGCGTAGCCAGCCAGACCCTACCATGCCCCCTGGCCACACTCGCATGCCTGAGAACGAGCGACTGGAGATGCTGAGCAATCTGCTCCAGA GCCAGAGCCAGCTGCTGCGTGAGCTGATACTGCTGCCTGCTGGGGCAGACTCGCTGAGAGCCCAGGGCCACCGTGCTGAGCTGGACAGGAAGCTGATGCAGGTAGAAGAGGCCATCAAGATCTTTTCCCGACCCAAAGTCTTTGTGAAGATGGATGCCTGA
- the ENKD1 gene encoding enkurin domain-containing protein 1 isoform X3, translated as MAARSQCIFDGCLGGRVGPEGLDPWPPALTGRLAGRESDGPAGKRGWWPCVNPQLNYNPQKPLRQGYQPLTSGRKPVLPGNNNSRRWRQSCSSEPLPERCGGGAASGKGSGLGSEEASAGCAPRAGGDREWKARSGSGSREEAWGRGRGSGVGGAPPARSRCTAIGRDMCEGPSRISGPIPPDPTLCPDYYRRPASAQGRLEGNALKLDLLTSDRDLDAIPPRGPRIGPGAREILEHGQRGVVGVLLQLGDISLGPGPSLKRKGPKDHEKENLRRIREIQRRFREQERSREQGQPRPLKALWRSPKYDKVESQVKAQLQKPGPASGTESTHFLRAHSPCGPGLPPPRVPGSQLTPPGPKAKGPGPGVDFISRNVQAARKAPRRHSRSLQVLAQVLEQQRQAQEHYNATQKGHVPR; from the exons ATGGCAGCGCGGAGTCAGTGCATCTTCGACGGCTGCTTGGGGGGCAGGGTGGGTCCCGAGGGGCTGGACCCGTGGCCTCCCGCGCTGACCGGGAGACTGGCTGGGAGGGAAAGTGATGGTCCAGCCGGGAAGAGAGGCTGGTGGCCGTGCGTCAACCCTCAGCTGAACTACAACCCCCAGAAGCCTTTGCGCCAGGGTTATCAACCCCTGACCTCCGGACGGAAGCCAGTGTTGCCTGGCAACAACAACTCCCGTCGTTGGCGCCAAAGCTGTTCAAGTGAGCCCCTGCCCGAGCGTTGCGGGGGAGGGGCCGCGAGCGGGAAGGGAAGCGGGCTGGGGTCGGAGGAGGCGAGTGCAGGCTGTGCCCCGAGGGCAGGAGGGGACCGGGAATGGAAGGCACGGTCTGGGTCCGGGTCCAGGGAGGAGgcgtggggcagggggaggggttcCGGGGTAGGAGGTGCGCCGCCTGCCAGGTCTCGGTGCACCGCTATAGGGCGCGACATGTGCGAGGGCCCGTCCCGCATCTCGGGGCCCATCCCCCCAGACCCTACGCTCTGCCCTGACTACTACCGGCGGCCGGCCTCAG CCCAAGGGCGCCTTGAGGGAAACGCGCTCAAGCTGGACCTGCTGACCTCAGACCGGGACCTGGACGCCATCCCACCCCGTGGCCCGCGCATTGGTCCCGGAGCCCGAGAGATCCTGGAGCACGGCCAGCGTGGCGTTGTGGGCGTGCTGTTGCAACTCGGGGACATCTCCCTAGGTCCGGGGCCTTCTCTCAAGA GGAAAGGCCCTAAGGACCATGAGAAGGAGAACCTGAGGCGGATCAGGGAGATCCAGAGGCGCTTCAGAGAGCAGGAGCGAAGTCGCGAGCAGGGGCAGCCTAGGCCCCTGAAGGCTTTGTGGCGCTCACCTAAATACGACAAGGTGGAGTCCCAGGTCAAGGCCCAGCTCCAG AaacctggccctgcctctgggaCAGAGTCTACCCACTTTCTGCGGGCCCACTCCCCTTGTGGACCTGGGCTGCCACCGCCCCGTGTCCCTGGTTCCCAGCTAACCCCACCAGGTCCTAAAGCTAAG GGGCCAGGCCCGGGTGTGGACTTCATTAGTCGCAATGTCCAAGCTGCCAGAAAGGCCCCCCGGCGGCATTCCCGCTCGCTGCAGGTCCTTGCACAGGTGCTAGAGCAGCAACGGCAAGCCCAGGAGCACTACAATGCCACACAGAAGGGCCACGTGCCCCGCTAG